In Yersinia enterocolitica subsp. enterocolitica, one DNA window encodes the following:
- a CDS encoding DNA-binding protein has product MKKEWFAAKELAGLDGLPSSPQGVNLMAKREGWEQRRRRGVQGKAVEYHIESLPPTILNSLQLREDPAQYTTTRQDPLVLWVEAYYHFTEAEREQVITFIFREGAKSLIERLATD; this is encoded by the coding sequence ATGAAAAAAGAGTGGTTTGCCGCTAAGGAATTGGCCGGTCTTGATGGGCTACCGTCATCACCACAAGGAGTTAACCTCATGGCTAAACGTGAGGGATGGGAACAGCGCCGCCGCCGTGGTGTTCAAGGCAAGGCTGTCGAGTACCATATTGAAAGTTTACCTCCCACTATACTGAATTCATTACAGTTAAGGGAGGATCCTGCTCAATATACGACAACACGACAGGACCCGCTGGTTCTCTGGGTTGAAGCGTATTATCATTTTACTGAGGCTGAACGTGAGCAAGTCATTACGTTTATTTTTCGTGAGGGCGCTAAAAGCTTGATAGAGCGGTTGGCGACAGATTAG
- the ispB gene encoding octaprenyl diphosphate synthase produces MNLEKIIDLTAPDMAAVNTTILDQLNSDVVLINQLGHYIISGGGKRIRPMIAVLVARALGYQGTKHITVAALIEFIHTATLLHDDVVDESDMRRGKATANAAFGNAASVLVGDYIYTRSFQMMTSLESLRVLTLMSDATNVIAEGEVLQLMNCNNPDITEENYMQVIYSKTARLFEAASQSAAVLSDATEEQELALQNYGRYLGTAFQLIDDLLDYSSDGTTLGKNTGDDLNEGKPTLPLLHAMHNGTPEQAAMIRQAIEEGNGRHLLEPVLVAMQQCGSLDYTRQRAEEEADKAIAALQVLPESDYRLALEGLAHIAVQRSF; encoded by the coding sequence ATGAACCTAGAAAAGATTATCGACTTAACCGCGCCAGATATGGCGGCTGTAAACACAACCATTCTCGATCAATTGAACTCTGATGTTGTTCTCATCAATCAATTGGGCCATTACATAATCAGTGGCGGTGGGAAACGTATCCGTCCCATGATCGCGGTTTTGGTGGCTCGAGCGCTTGGCTATCAAGGCACTAAACATATTACGGTCGCGGCATTGATTGAATTTATCCATACAGCAACTCTGCTGCATGATGATGTCGTCGATGAATCAGATATGCGCCGTGGTAAGGCGACAGCCAATGCCGCCTTTGGTAATGCTGCCAGTGTATTGGTGGGTGACTATATCTATACCCGCTCATTCCAGATGATGACCAGCCTTGAATCGCTGCGTGTTCTTACATTGATGTCGGACGCAACCAACGTGATTGCGGAAGGTGAAGTTTTGCAGTTAATGAACTGCAATAATCCTGACATCACTGAAGAAAACTATATGCAGGTCATCTACAGCAAGACAGCCCGCTTGTTCGAAGCAGCATCGCAGTCGGCGGCGGTCTTATCCGATGCGACTGAAGAGCAGGAACTCGCCTTACAGAATTATGGCCGCTATCTTGGCACAGCTTTTCAGCTTATCGATGACCTGCTGGATTACAGTTCAGATGGCACCACTTTGGGTAAAAATACCGGTGATGACCTGAACGAAGGCAAACCAACCCTCCCTTTACTGCATGCAATGCACAATGGAACGCCAGAGCAAGCCGCAATGATTCGGCAAGCCATTGAAGAAGGTAATGGCCGCCATTTACTCGAACCCGTATTAGTTGCAATGCAGCAGTGTGGCTCACTCGATTACACCCGCCAGCGTGCTGAAGAAGAGGCAGACAAAGCCATTGCTGCTTTGCAGGTTCTCCCTGAAAGCGATTATCGCCTGGCTTTAGAAGGTTTGGCGCATATTGCCGTACAACGTTCGTTTTAA
- the rplU gene encoding 50S ribosomal protein L21 yields the protein MYAVFQSGGKQHRVSEGQTIRLEKLDIATGEAVEFDQVLMIANGEEINIGAPLVVGGVVKAEVVAHGRGEKIKIVKFRRRKHYRKQQGHRQWFTDVKITGISA from the coding sequence ATGTACGCGGTTTTCCAAAGTGGTGGTAAACAACACCGAGTAAGCGAAGGTCAAACCATTCGCCTGGAAAAGCTGGACATCGCAACTGGTGAAGCTGTTGAGTTTGACCAAGTTCTGATGATTGCTAACGGTGAAGAAATCAATATCGGCGCTCCTTTAGTTGTCGGTGGCGTGGTTAAGGCTGAAGTCGTTGCTCACGGTCGTGGCGAGAAGATTAAGATTGTTAAATTCCGTCGTCGTAAGCATTACCGTAAGCAGCAAGGTCATCGTCAGTGGTTCACTGATGTTAAAATCACCGGTATCAGCGCTTAA
- the rpmA gene encoding 50S ribosomal protein L27 has translation MAHKKAGGSTRNGRDSESKRLGVKRFGGEAVLAGSIIVRQRGTKFHAGIDVGCGKDHTLFALKDGKVKFEVKGPKNRKFISIEAE, from the coding sequence ATGGCACATAAAAAGGCTGGTGGCTCGACTCGTAACGGTCGTGACTCCGAAAGTAAACGTCTTGGCGTAAAACGTTTTGGCGGCGAAGCAGTTTTGGCAGGTAGCATCATCGTTCGTCAGCGTGGCACTAAGTTCCATGCAGGCATCGACGTAGGTTGCGGCAAAGACCACACTCTGTTTGCTTTGAAAGACGGTAAAGTCAAGTTCGAAGTTAAAGGCCCGAAAAACCGTAAATTTATCAGCATCGAAGCTGAATAA
- a CDS encoding DMT family transporter, protein MDTKQQAGLGIFLALTTAVFWGALPIAMKQVLEVMEPYTIVWYRFMMAAIGLGIILASRRQLPSLKLFRQRRWLVLLIVATCGLLGNFIFFSSSLQYLSPTTSQVIGQLSPVGMMVASVLILKERMRITQVIGAVMLICGLLLFFNTSLHELFTRMTDYTLGVALGVCAAVVWVSYGVAQKVLLRRMASQQILLLLYTLCAIALFPLAKPAVIFQLNGWQFACLLFCGVNTLVGYGALAEAMARWQAAQVSALVTLTPLFTLFFSILLALAWPDMFAAPSLNFVGYAGAFVVVAGAMFSAIGHRWWPRRTEINRVAAQK, encoded by the coding sequence ATGGATACGAAGCAGCAGGCTGGTTTAGGTATTTTTTTGGCACTAACCACTGCCGTATTCTGGGGTGCCTTGCCGATTGCAATGAAGCAAGTACTCGAGGTCATGGAGCCTTATACCATTGTTTGGTATCGCTTTATGATGGCGGCTATCGGCTTGGGGATTATTCTGGCTTCGCGTCGTCAGTTGCCTTCTCTTAAACTTTTTCGCCAACGTCGCTGGCTAGTATTACTGATAGTTGCGACTTGTGGCTTGCTGGGGAATTTCATCTTCTTCAGCTCATCATTACAATATCTCAGCCCGACCACATCTCAGGTTATCGGGCAACTCTCGCCGGTCGGGATGATGGTTGCCAGTGTGCTGATTTTAAAAGAGCGGATGCGCATCACCCAGGTTATCGGTGCGGTCATGCTGATTTGTGGGCTGCTGTTATTTTTTAATACTAGTCTGCATGAACTCTTTACTCGCATGACTGATTATACCCTTGGCGTGGCATTGGGGGTTTGTGCAGCGGTTGTCTGGGTCAGCTATGGTGTTGCCCAGAAGGTGCTATTAAGGCGTATGGCATCGCAACAAATCCTATTATTGTTGTACACTTTATGTGCAATCGCATTATTCCCATTAGCAAAGCCCGCCGTTATTTTTCAGCTAAATGGGTGGCAGTTTGCCTGTTTACTGTTCTGTGGGGTTAATACCCTGGTTGGTTATGGTGCTTTGGCTGAAGCCATGGCGCGCTGGCAGGCCGCGCAGGTAAGTGCACTCGTCACATTGACGCCGCTGTTTACCTTGTTCTTTTCAATCTTATTGGCGCTGGCCTGGCCAGATATGTTCGCCGCACCATCTCTCAACTTTGTGGGATACGCAGGCGCATTCGTGGTAGTGGCAGGTGCAATGTTTTCCGCAATTGGGCACCGTTGGTGGCCACGTCGGACAGAAATAAATCGGGTTGCTGCGCAGAAATAG
- the cgtA gene encoding Obg family GTPase CgtA: MKFVDEATILVVAGDGGNGCVSFRREKYIPNGGPDGGDGGDGGDIYLLADENLNTLIDYRFVKSFRAERGENGQSRDCTGKRGKDITIKVPVGTRVLDQGTGEIVGDMTRHGQRLMVAKGGFHGLGNTRFKSSVNRAPRQKTMGTEGETRELMLELLLLADVGMLGLPNAGKSTFIRAVSAAKPKVADYPFTTLIPSLGVVRMDHEQSFVVADIPGLIEGASDGAGLGIRFLKHLERCRVLLHLVDLAPIDESDPVENAKIIINELQQYSENLAQKPRWLVFNKIDLVGPEEAEVRAKAIVEALGWEGKYYMISAANRDNVNALCWDVMNFLNSQPKAMAIAESAPEKVEFMWDDYHREQLAEVEAEAESEDDDDWDEEDDDGVEFIYER; this comes from the coding sequence ATGAAGTTTGTAGATGAAGCTACAATTTTGGTTGTAGCCGGTGACGGTGGTAACGGTTGTGTCAGTTTCCGTCGCGAGAAATATATTCCTAATGGTGGTCCTGACGGTGGTGATGGTGGTGATGGCGGCGATATTTATCTGCTGGCTGATGAAAACCTCAACACACTGATTGATTACCGCTTTGTGAAGTCTTTCCGTGCTGAGCGCGGTGAGAATGGGCAGAGCCGTGACTGTACCGGTAAACGCGGTAAAGACATCACCATTAAAGTCCCTGTTGGTACTCGTGTACTGGATCAAGGTACCGGTGAGATTGTTGGCGATATGACTCGCCACGGTCAGCGCCTAATGGTGGCAAAAGGCGGTTTCCACGGATTGGGTAATACCCGTTTCAAATCCTCAGTAAACCGCGCTCCTCGTCAGAAAACTATGGGGACGGAAGGCGAAACTCGTGAGTTAATGCTGGAACTGCTGTTACTGGCTGATGTGGGTATGTTGGGTTTACCTAATGCCGGTAAATCAACCTTTATTCGCGCCGTTTCTGCTGCTAAACCAAAAGTTGCTGATTATCCATTTACCACGCTGATCCCAAGTCTGGGTGTGGTTCGTATGGATCACGAGCAGAGCTTTGTGGTGGCTGATATCCCTGGTCTGATTGAAGGTGCTTCTGACGGTGCTGGTTTAGGTATTCGTTTCCTCAAACATTTGGAACGTTGCCGCGTACTATTGCATTTAGTGGATTTGGCTCCGATCGATGAATCTGATCCGGTAGAAAACGCCAAAATCATTATTAATGAGCTGCAACAATACAGCGAAAACCTTGCACAGAAGCCACGCTGGCTTGTTTTCAACAAGATTGACCTGGTAGGGCCGGAAGAAGCTGAAGTACGCGCTAAGGCCATCGTAGAAGCTCTGGGATGGGAAGGTAAGTATTATATGATCTCAGCAGCGAATCGCGATAACGTGAACGCCTTATGCTGGGATGTAATGAATTTCCTGAACTCACAACCTAAAGCGATGGCTATTGCTGAAAGCGCGCCAGAAAAAGTTGAATTCATGTGGGACGATTATCATCGTGAACAACTGGCTGAAGTGGAAGCTGAAGCAGAATCAGAAGACGACGATGATTGGGATGAAGAAGACGATGACGGCGTAGAGTTCATCTACGAACGTTAA
- the pmrB gene encoding two-component system sensor histidine kinase PmrB, translated as MVSMRRRLILMLALILLITQLISAFWLWHESQEQISFLVDETLSAKVRNERVDTEIAEAIASLLAPSLIMMTITLLLSFWAISWIIRPLDQLQQKLAERSADNLTPVVVNSDMQEIVSVTSTLNQLLSRLSNTIAQERLFTADAAHELRTPLAGIRLHLELMEQQGITESKSLISRIDLLMHTIEQLLMLSRAGQNFASGLYQTLDWIENVVQPLKEELEEMCAQRQQSLRWEHPSDAQTQGDATLLRLMLRNLVENAHRYSPVGSQISVKLSSEAQGTLLQVMDEGPGIKQEQAGELTQAFRRMDQRYGGSGLGLNIVIRIAQLHQGRLTLENRADRSGLKAQCWIPATTHS; from the coding sequence ATGGTCAGTATGCGGCGTCGTCTCATTTTAATGTTAGCGTTAATATTGCTGATTACCCAGTTAATCAGTGCATTTTGGTTGTGGCATGAAAGCCAAGAACAAATCAGCTTTTTGGTCGATGAAACGCTAAGTGCCAAAGTGCGTAATGAGCGGGTTGATACCGAAATAGCTGAGGCCATAGCCTCACTGCTGGCTCCGTCACTCATTATGATGACGATTACCCTGCTGCTTTCTTTCTGGGCCATCAGTTGGATAATTCGACCGCTCGATCAATTACAGCAGAAATTGGCTGAGCGCTCCGCAGATAACCTGACCCCTGTCGTCGTCAATAGTGACATGCAAGAAATTGTCTCTGTGACTTCTACCCTTAATCAATTGCTATCCCGACTCTCCAATACCATTGCGCAAGAGCGCCTGTTTACCGCCGATGCGGCACACGAACTACGTACCCCCCTTGCCGGTATCCGGCTGCATCTTGAATTAATGGAACAGCAAGGTATTACTGAAAGTAAGTCACTTATCAGCCGAATTGATTTATTGATGCATACCATTGAACAACTATTGATGCTATCGCGGGCAGGTCAGAATTTTGCCAGTGGCCTTTATCAGACATTGGATTGGATAGAGAACGTGGTACAGCCACTGAAAGAAGAGCTGGAAGAAATGTGTGCTCAGCGTCAGCAAAGCCTACGTTGGGAACACCCCTCTGATGCTCAAACTCAGGGCGATGCCACATTGCTGCGTTTAATGCTGCGTAATCTGGTTGAAAATGCCCATCGCTACAGCCCGGTCGGCAGTCAAATTTCAGTCAAACTGTCTTCTGAAGCACAGGGGACTCTGTTGCAAGTCATGGATGAAGGGCCAGGAATAAAGCAGGAACAAGCAGGTGAACTGACGCAGGCATTTCGTCGCATGGACCAACGCTACGGCGGCAGCGGCTTGGGGCTGAATATTGTGATCCGAATTGCCCAACTGCACCAAGGCAGGCTAACGCTGGAAAATCGTGCTGACCGTTCAGGACTAAAAGCACAATGCTGGATACCGGCGACCACACACAGCTAA
- the pmrA gene encoding two-component system response regulator PmrA — translation MKLLIVEDDELLQRGIAMALTSGGYACDCAGTAAQAHSLLLSSQYSMVILDLGLPDQDGTVLLRQWRRQHITLPVLILTARDALEDRVDGLDAGADDYLIKPFALAELLARVRALIRRYQGQSDNLIQQDDLSLNLSTQQVCLQGQALEVTPKEFAILSRLIMRAGQTVNRELLQQDLYTWNDDLGSNTLEVHIHNLRRKLGKDRIRTVRGIGYRLEAP, via the coding sequence ATGAAACTACTGATTGTCGAAGATGATGAACTACTGCAACGAGGGATCGCTATGGCGCTGACCAGCGGGGGCTATGCCTGCGACTGTGCTGGCACCGCGGCACAAGCGCATAGTTTGTTACTCTCCAGTCAGTACAGTATGGTTATTCTCGATCTCGGCTTACCGGATCAAGATGGCACAGTATTGCTGCGTCAATGGCGACGCCAGCACATCACACTACCAGTGCTGATCCTCACTGCTCGTGATGCCCTTGAGGATAGAGTTGATGGGCTGGATGCCGGTGCTGACGATTATCTGATAAAACCTTTCGCTCTGGCAGAATTATTGGCCCGTGTACGAGCACTTATCCGCCGCTATCAAGGGCAAAGTGACAATCTGATACAGCAAGATGACCTGAGCCTCAACCTATCAACACAGCAAGTGTGTTTGCAGGGTCAGGCGCTGGAAGTCACACCGAAAGAATTTGCGATTTTGTCGCGTTTAATCATGCGAGCGGGTCAAACCGTCAATCGTGAGCTGTTGCAACAAGATCTGTATACCTGGAATGACGATCTTGGCTCCAATACGTTGGAAGTACATATCCACAATCTGCGACGTAAATTAGGCAAAGATCGCATCCGAACAGTGCGGGGTATTGGCTATCGGCTGGAAGCACCATGA
- the dacB gene encoding serine-type D-Ala-D-Ala carboxypeptidase, giving the protein MHFSRIVSGLACAIAINISISNANAAQVENYTQYLPDGANLALVVQKIGATTPAIDYHAQQMALPASTQKVLTALAALLQLGPDFRFNTTLESHGTISDGILRGNLIARFDGDPTLTRQQLRNMVATLRKSGVKQIAGDLIIDTSVFASHDKAPGWPWNDMTQCFSAPPAAAIVDRNCFSVSLYSAPNPGDMAFIRVASYYPVQMFSEVRTLAKGSPDAQYCELDVVPGELNRFTLTGCLTQRSEPLPLAFAVQNGASYAGAILKDELKKADIQIDGSLRRQTTPNAAGTVLAQAQSAPLHDLLKIMLKKSDNMIADTVFRTIGHQRFGVPGTWRAGADAVRQVLRQKAGVDLGNSIVVDGSGLSRHNLISPATMMQALQYIAQHDQELNFISMLPLSGYDGTLRYRGGLHEAGVDGKVSAKTGALQGVYNLAGFITTASGQRMAFVQFLSGYAVPPEDQKNRRAPLVRFESRLYKDIYQNN; this is encoded by the coding sequence ATGCATTTTTCACGAATTGTCAGTGGATTGGCCTGTGCTATTGCGATCAATATCAGCATATCTAATGCCAATGCGGCTCAGGTCGAGAATTACACACAATATCTGCCTGATGGGGCAAATCTTGCGTTAGTCGTACAAAAAATCGGGGCTACTACCCCAGCAATAGACTATCACGCTCAGCAGATGGCATTGCCTGCCAGTACGCAAAAAGTCCTGACTGCGCTGGCGGCATTATTGCAGCTTGGGCCAGATTTTCGCTTCAATACCACATTGGAAAGCCACGGCACGATTAGTGATGGGATTTTACGTGGCAATTTGATAGCACGTTTTGATGGCGACCCCACTTTAACACGCCAGCAATTGCGTAATATGGTGGCGACATTAAGAAAATCGGGCGTGAAACAAATCGCCGGTGATTTGATTATTGATACGTCGGTGTTTGCCAGCCATGACAAAGCTCCAGGTTGGCCGTGGAACGACATGACACAGTGCTTTAGTGCGCCGCCTGCGGCCGCGATTGTCGATCGTAACTGTTTTTCTGTCTCTCTTTATAGCGCACCGAATCCAGGTGACATGGCATTTATCCGAGTCGCATCTTATTACCCAGTGCAGATGTTTAGTGAAGTTCGCACCTTAGCCAAAGGCTCGCCTGATGCGCAATATTGCGAATTAGATGTGGTGCCTGGTGAATTAAACCGATTCACCCTGACCGGCTGCCTGACACAGCGTAGTGAACCGCTGCCCTTGGCCTTTGCAGTACAAAATGGGGCCAGCTATGCCGGTGCTATTTTGAAAGATGAATTGAAAAAAGCTGACATCCAAATTGATGGCAGTTTACGCCGCCAGACGACACCCAATGCCGCTGGAACCGTGTTAGCTCAAGCTCAATCAGCGCCGTTACATGACTTGCTGAAAATCATGTTGAAAAAATCTGACAACATGATTGCTGACACCGTATTTAGAACCATTGGCCATCAGCGTTTTGGCGTGCCGGGAACGTGGCGCGCCGGTGCTGATGCGGTACGCCAGGTGTTGCGACAAAAAGCAGGTGTGGATCTGGGGAACAGTATTGTGGTGGATGGGTCGGGCTTATCACGCCATAACCTGATATCACCGGCAACCATGATGCAGGCCTTACAGTATATAGCTCAGCATGATCAAGAACTTAACTTTATCTCAATGCTGCCATTATCAGGCTACGACGGCACATTACGCTATCGTGGTGGGTTGCACGAAGCGGGTGTTGACGGCAAAGTTTCAGCTAAAACAGGCGCATTACAAGGCGTTTACAATTTGGCCGGATTTATTACTACCGCCAGTGGGCAACGCATGGCTTTTGTGCAATTCTTGTCAGGCTACGCTGTGCCACCTGAAGATCAAAAAAATCGCCGTGCGCCATTGGTGCGTTTCGAAAGCCGACTGTATAAAGATATTTATCAGAACAATTAA
- the greA gene encoding transcription elongation factor GreA, protein MKQIPMTVNGAEKLREELDYLKGVRRPKIIADIATAREHGDLKENAEYHAAREQQGFCEGRIQEIEAKLSNAQVIDITKMPNNGRVIFGATVRVLNVVSEEEQQYRIVGDDEADFKQNLISVNSPIARGLIGKEVDDVVVIRTPGGEVEYEILTVDYV, encoded by the coding sequence ATGAAACAGATTCCGATGACGGTAAATGGCGCAGAGAAACTGCGCGAAGAGCTGGATTATTTAAAAGGCGTTCGTCGCCCTAAAATTATTGCTGATATCGCCACTGCCCGTGAACATGGCGATTTAAAAGAAAATGCAGAATATCATGCAGCCCGTGAGCAGCAAGGGTTCTGTGAAGGTCGTATTCAAGAAATAGAAGCGAAGCTTTCTAATGCGCAGGTGATTGATATCACTAAAATGCCAAATAATGGCCGCGTTATTTTTGGTGCCACTGTACGTGTATTAAATGTGGTTTCTGAAGAAGAGCAGCAATACCGGATTGTGGGTGATGACGAGGCTGATTTTAAACAAAATCTTATTTCAGTTAACTCACCTATTGCTCGTGGCCTGATTGGTAAAGAAGTCGATGACGTGGTTGTTATTCGTACTCCAGGTGGCGAAGTAGAATATGAAATTCTTACCGTAGATTATGTGTAA
- the yhbY gene encoding ribosome assembly RNA-binding protein YhbY, with the protein MNLNNKQKQHLKSLAHPLKPVVMLGNNGLTEGVLAEIEQTLEHHELIKVKITAEERETKALIADAIVRETGAVNVQIIGNILVLYRPAKERKIILPR; encoded by the coding sequence ATGAATCTGAATAACAAACAAAAACAACACCTGAAAAGCCTGGCCCATCCGTTAAAGCCAGTAGTGATGCTGGGCAACAACGGGTTAACCGAAGGGGTGCTGGCTGAAATCGAACAAACGCTGGAACATCATGAACTTATCAAGGTGAAGATCACTGCAGAAGAGCGTGAAACCAAAGCTCTAATTGCTGATGCCATCGTGCGTGAGACCGGTGCCGTTAACGTCCAAATCATCGGTAATATTTTAGTGCTCTATCGCCCGGCAAAAGAGCGCAAGATTATTTTACCGCGTTAA
- the rlmE gene encoding 23S rRNA (uridine(2552)-2'-O)-methyltransferase RlmE, with the protein MSNKKRSASSSRWLQEHFSDKYVIQAQKKGLRSRAWFKLDEIQQSDKLFKPGMTVVDLGAAPGGWSQYVVTQIGGKGRVIACDLLPMDPIVGVDFLQGDFRDELVLKALLERVGDKKVQVVMCDMAPNMSGTPAVDIPKSMYLVELALDMCRDVLAPGGSFLVKVFQGDGFDEYLREIRSLFTKVKIRKPDASRARSREVYIVATGRKL; encoded by the coding sequence ATGTCTAATAAAAAGCGTTCGGCTAGCTCCAGTCGCTGGTTACAAGAACACTTTAGCGATAAATATGTCATTCAGGCACAGAAAAAGGGGCTACGCTCCCGCGCCTGGTTTAAACTTGATGAAATACAACAGAGCGATAAGCTTTTTAAACCGGGTATGACTGTGGTCGATTTAGGCGCAGCACCTGGTGGTTGGTCCCAATATGTTGTAACCCAGATCGGTGGTAAAGGGCGGGTCATCGCATGTGATCTTCTACCAATGGATCCTATCGTTGGTGTCGATTTCCTTCAGGGCGATTTTCGTGATGAACTGGTTCTGAAAGCTTTACTTGAACGTGTTGGGGATAAAAAGGTTCAGGTGGTCATGTGTGATATGGCCCCGAATATGAGTGGTACTCCGGCAGTCGATATTCCTAAATCAATGTATCTGGTTGAATTAGCTTTAGATATGTGTCGTGATGTACTTGCACCAGGCGGAAGTTTTCTGGTGAAGGTGTTCCAGGGAGATGGCTTTGATGAATACCTACGGGAAATTCGCTCCCTGTTTACGAAAGTTAAGATTCGTAAGCCAGACGCTTCTCGTGCGCGATCGCGTGAAGTGTACATTGTAGCGACAGGGCGGAAACTGTAG